One region of Triticum aestivum cultivar Chinese Spring chromosome 6B, IWGSC CS RefSeq v2.1, whole genome shotgun sequence genomic DNA includes:
- the LOC123135605 gene encoding uncharacterized protein isoform X2: MEDIRYHEQKSCLHTVHTHLILLLLTFDATFCHYVLTLQVRENWGKRMQATMSSHISQQVETCIEIALRCVEVDREKRPTIAEIVDELNQVDTAEGSLTGQVTKNQNSNSEHRGRIVFSTTCRHPEQFDIFSCSFSPSSSDEELHLTDGVSYNYNGRSIPPAALKTLLKSPKLAEEDGTSDADVDAGHVSGLIFMSERDDGHETLYIALRFSISSRVKVFSLADIFGTAGFSGTRLEDSGCIVDGYNVESRTVNPSLIYVSTKEAVQEYRSPWTVVYKTNLLTGKTRRLTPEGVSDLSPALSPSGKLLAVASFESKSWNSENLKTDIYVMNMDSEEGLGRKLLIENGGWPSWGSDNILFFHRGTSSFIQWRNMVQTTWGVFRYNISTKETLRVTSEMSNAVTPAAISETKVAVATIRRPLVGSAPMMAQYRHIEIFDMNGLPPVQITQTMRPESDHYNPFVLDGGGRIGYHRCRSGSDLVQRVDHVPRNLHRLESPVKDVGLFRVSGAFPAISKDGSKLAFIDKEFKAVWIADSQGLRMVYETREPDSIFSPVWNQNPDKDILYVCISTSTSTYLNARKSLEIYAISNASGVAVQRQVQRLTYGGFNNVFPSSSPDGNKFVFQSTRDFVAEKDNSLQQQQQQQRRRRPFGGESASRPMRNIREEQEHKNLFVDKEHKNLYIMLKTDDKGSEEGWVTRLTKGSWTDTHCQWSPRGDWVAFSSTRDKPGENSMAPGSFSVYLVKAYDPTVVIKLINELDGYCGHVDYPVFSPDGRSIAVTMDLAAVPVDRNSLPMSMHGARPYGVIFVVNINPDDNKMRSKDVKCFRRITHSRYECSALAWTSVPADPEAWCSIMLLLAEMEGHHDGRDGRQKATSSSLGGLSDLSLRHNLQL; this comes from the exons ATGGAAGATATCCGGTATCATGAACAAAAATCCTGTCTTCACACAGTTCACACACACTTAATCCTGTTGTTGCTTACTTTTGATGCCACCTTTTGCCATTATGTTCTGACTTTGCAGGTACGTGAAAATTGGGGAAAACGAATGCAGGCAACAATGTCTTCGCATATATCACAGCAAGTTGAGACATGCATTGAGATAGCGTTAAGGTGTGTGGAGGTCGATCGTGAGAAAAGACCTACTATAGCTGAGATTGTTGATGAACTGAACCAGGTTGATACTGCAGAAGGTTCACTTACAGGCCAG GTCACCAAGAACCAAAACTCAAACTCAG AGCACCGAGGCCGAATCGTTTTCTCTACCACCTGCAGGCACCCAGAGCAATTCGACATCTTCTCCTGCTCCTTCTCACCTTCCTCCAGTGATGAAGAGCTCCACCTCACGGATGGTGTGTCCTATAACTACAACGGCCGTTCCATCCCTCCTGCCGCATTGAAGACCCTCCTCAAGAGCCCCAAGTTGGCAGAAGAGGACGGCACTAGCGATGCGGATGTTGATGCAGGCCATGTCTCTGGTCTGATCTTCATGTCTGAGAGGGATGACGGCCATGAGACACTATACATTGCCCTGCGCTTCAGTATCAGCAGCAGGGTCAAGGTCTTCTCGCTCGCTGACATCTTTGGCACTGCAGGCTTCAGTGGCACACGCCTGGAGGATAGTGGTTGCATCGTCGATGGATACAATGTGGAGTCTCGCACCGTTAACCCCTCTCTCATCTACGTCTCCACCAAAGAGGCGGTGCAAGAATATCGCAGCCCCTGGACTGTCGTGTACAAGACCAACCTTTTAAcaggcaagacgcggcggctgacTCCTGAAG GTGTGTCTGATTTGAGTCCAGCTTTGTCGCCATCGGGCAAGCTGCTAGCAGTGGCATCATTTGAAAGCAAGAGTTGGAACAGCGAGAACCTCAAGACTGACATCTATGTGATGAACATGGATAGTGAGGAGGGCCTGGGACGCAAGCTACTCATCGAGAATGGTGGGTGGCCATCCTGGGGCAGTGACAACATCCTCTTCTTCCATAGAGGCACCAGCAGTTTCATTCAATGGCGCAACATGGTTCAAACAACTTGGGGCGTGTTCCGGTACAACATCAGCACCAAAGAGACTCTCCGAGTGACTTCAGAGATGTCGAATGCGGTGACTCCAGCAGCCATCAGTGAGACCAAGGTAGCTGTGGCGACCATCCGCCGGCCCCTAGTCGGCAGTGCTCCCATGATGGCACAGTACCGGCACATTGAGATCTTCGATATGAATGGGCTGCCACCGGTGCAGATCACCCAGACGATGAGGCCGGAAAGCGACCATTACAACCCCTTCGTGCTGGACGGTGGTGGCCGCATTGGATACCACCGCTGCAGGAGTGGGAGTGACCTTGTACAGCGCGTAGACCATGTCCCCAGGAATTTGCACAGGCTGGAGTCCCCGGTGAAGGATGTTGGTTTGTTTCGGGTGTCCGGTGCGTTCCCGGCCATCTCCAAGGACGGCTCCAAGCTCGCCTTCATCGATAAAGAGTTCAAAGCTGTGTGGATCGCTGACAGCCAAGGGTTGCGCATGGTGTACGAGACAAGAGAGCCGGACAGCATCTTTTCCCCTGTGTGGAACCAGAACCCTGACAAGGACATCCTCTACGTTTGCattagcactagcactagcacctaCTTGAATGCTCGAAAGTCGCTGGAGATCTACGCCATCAGTAACGCCTCTGGTGTCGCGGTGCAGCGACAGGTCCAGAGACTCACCTATGGCGGGTTCAACAATGTGTTCCCATCGAGCAGCCCGGATGGGAACAAATTCGTCTTCCAGTCCACGAGGGATTTTGTTGCAGAAAAGGACAACtcactgcagcagcagcagcagcagcagcggcggcggcggccttttGGGGGGGAAAGTGCATCTCGGCCGATGAGGAATATAAGGGAGGAGCAGGAGCACAAGAATCTGTTCGTCGATAAAGAGCACAAGAACCTATACATAATGCTGAAGACAGACGACAAGGGATCCGAGGAAGGTTGGGTGACGCGGCTGACAAAAGGGTCGTGGACAGACACCCACTGCCAGTGGTCTCCTAGAGGGGACTGGGTCGCCTTCTCGTCGACGCGTGACAAACCAGGGGAGAACAGCATGGCCCCGGGGTCTTTCTCCGTGTACCTGGTGAAGGCGTACGACCCGACGGTGGTGATCAAACTGATAAACGAATTAGATGGCTACTGCGGTCACGTGGACTACCCGGTGTTCAGCCCGGATGGGAGGAGCATTGCTGTGACAATGGACCTGGCGGCAGTGCCGGTGGACCGGAACTCGTTGCCGATGTCCATGCACGGGGCGCGGCCCTACGGCGTCATCTTCGTGGTGAACATCAACCCAGATGACAATAAGATGAGAAGCAAGGATGTCAAGTGCTTCCGCCGCATCACACACAGCCGGTATGAGTGCTCTGCACTGGCGTGGACGTCAGTGCCGGCAGACCCTGAAGCGTGGTGTAGCATCATGCTATTGCTGGCGGAAATGGAAGGGCACCACGATGGGCGGGACGGGCGCCAGAAGGCCACCTCTTCATCCCTGGGAGGGCTTTCTGATTTATCTTTGCGTCACAACCTGCAGCTTTAA